GGGAGTTATCCAAAGTTTATGTTGTGACCGTAGGGGAGCAGAACTTTGTGAATGAAGTGACAAAATCCACGAGAAAACTGCTTAATGAGCTGGAAATACATATTACTCAAAACTTGGGAAGTTAGTGAGAACCCGTATCGGAAGACAAGTTTATTTCAAATACCAAAGCTGCAGAGATTGCGTGGGATTATGTAAATAAATTTGTATCGGTTGCATGGAAGCACGCTAAATCCCATGTGACACTGAAATTGTCATCAATACATGCCGACATAGTTTCAGAGGGAACACTGAAATACATTACTACAAAAGTAGTATCCTTCAGGGTTTCTTATGACAATTATGATACTGGTGCGGATATTATGCTTAGAGTGAATTCAGCGGGCAGGGTGGTATGGATGAATGCCTTTGCTGAGTTTACCATGGTAAACATAGGACTATTAGATGCCCACACACCCAACAAGGTAATTACATACCTTACAAACAATGGAGTTGGAATTTCTAGGCCTGCATCGCTAGTAAGTTCTGCCACTATCACGAATATCAGCATTTACTATGCCACTTCTTCAAACACTACCCTTACCCAAGGCAAAGAATACTACGCAGTGGCGGTCCCGTTGTACGATCTCCAGATTACAATAATATACAAAGATAATGCCAAAGAAATTGTGTCTAAACCGCTAAAGGTGGATTTGATATGAGAGAAAAATTTTTAATTTTTATATCTATTTTACTAATTTTTATTTTTTCGCTGCAGAATTTAGCACCGGCATCCAATTCAGAAAATGATGTTTTAGAAGATAGTAACCTTCAAAAGCATGGTCCAATTCGCCTCGATGAGCGAGCTGACTTCACCAGAGAAAACGGAGTCGTGTCTGGTAGTGGGACTGAAAGGGACTGAAACTGATCCATATATAATTGAAAATCTGGAAGTATATTCCAATGAGATTCCTGCCATCTGGATAGGATCTCATAAACTAACTCTTGAATACATTAAAATAAGAAAGTGTGTTCTCCATGGGAATTACTCAATCGGTGGTTACAATTCAAATGGCATTAAACTAGAGAATACCAATCACATTATAATTGAAGATACAATCATAGAAAACTTTACTGATGGCATTCTCCTTCAAGGATGCAGTGATGTGGTGATTACAGGCAACAAGATATGGGCGGCATACTCTTGTATAGAATTGAACGAATATTATTCCGTTCCGCATATTTCATGCTCTGATGTAAGAATCTTTACAAATGATTTAGCAGGTGGGATAGGTATTAACGTCCAACACGCACATGATGTAAAGGTGATTAATAATAGATTTTCTATTGTTTCAGGTGGGCGAGGAATTTTCACGTACGAGGTGCGAGGTTTAGAAGTAATTTCAAACAACTTTTTTGGAGAGATTCCATTATCATTTGGGCAGGCAGATAGTAGCGAAATCTATCACAATAATTTCTGGGGAGGTAAAGGAAAAGGGGTAGTCGGTGGGAAAATGGTTGAGATTTGTATTGGACAAAAGGGTGCGCTATGCTTCTACAATACTTCTCTGAAAGAGGGGAACTACTGGTGTAATTGGGACGGAGAAGGTTGGGGCACAGCATCTGCATATCCGATTGAAGAAACATTAGGTTATGGAGATATTTATCCTCTTAAAGAACCTTTGAAAAATATCACTATCAAACTTGAAATTCCAGATAAAATCAGTGGGGGAAAGGAATATAAAGGTAAGATTGCTGTCAAGGACACAAATGGCGCTGGTGTTCCTGGCATTCGTGTCATGTCTGTTTTTACATCGCCCCAGTGGGTCACGCCAAGTTTTAGAGCAATATCCTCTGAAACAGACGAAAACGGTATTTTGGAATTCACAATCTATACTAAGAGTGGAGAATTGGGAAGAACTGGCCGCATTCTCTTCACAGTAATCTGTTCGAAAGCCGGGTTTATAGATGGCTACTATGAATGTTATATTCTTATAGAAGAAGGCAAAGATGAGCTTATTTATTACTACTCTGCTGTGGTGGTTGGGGCGTTAGTTGTAATAATTGGTCTCTTGTTTATCTACAAGGGAAGAAGAAGGAGAAAGAGGACCTAGATTTATATCTCTTCCAGTAGAATACCTCCAGTTGTGAAAAATGGGAAATTCCAAGAAAAAATTAGATATTCCGGCTTAAAAAGCGGGCCTGAAGGGATTCGAACCCTTGACCCATCGGTTAAGAGCCGATTGCTCTACCTAGCTGAGCTACAGGCCCAATCTTTTGAGAGATAATTGAGGATATATTTATGCCTTTAGCAGGGTTTCTCCAGCATCTCCTTTCCCGTTTTTCACATCCATGATTTCGCTATTCCAGCTTGTTTCGCAAATTAGATATATCCCTTTAAACTCTATATTGCCAATGAAAGTTCAGCAAATCTACAGCATTCTCTTAATTCTTATCCTTCTCATTCAGTGTGTCCCAGCAATGGGGGACATGCCCACAGCAGAGAAAAATCTCAAAAGCATTCAATCCTCTGACTGGCTGTTTCTGATATACATGGATGCAGACAACAATCTCGGAAGTGCAGCAGACAATAATCTTGCTCAGATGATGGCAGTCGGTAGTGATGAGAGTATAAACATTCTCGTGCTTCTGGATAAAAATGGCTTTGGGGATTCAAGGATTTACAATGTGAAGAAGAATACCCTTGAATTGGTGGATGATGATGGTGCAGTGATTCCAGAGACGCAGGAAGTTAACATGGGTTCTTCAGATACCCTTAAAAACTTTCTCAACTTCAGCATGCAATTCAAAAGAAACCACACATTTTTAGTGCTCTGGGACCATGGAAGTGGTTGGCGTGGCTTCTGCACCGACAGTCAGTCAAAGGATTCCCTAAATCTCTCAGAAATTGCAGATGCATTGAATGATTTTGAAATCGATGTACTGGGCATTGATGCCTGCCAGGGTGCACTAGTGGAAGTGGTCTATGCACTACGCAACTCCGCTAAATATTTTGTTGGTTCCCAGAAGGACGAGCCAGAAAACGGCTGGAATTACACACTTCTTCTCAACATAGCAAAGGCAACGGCACCGCTTACACCAGAGAGATTTGCCACAGTTGCAGTGGAAGCATTTGAAAAACATTATAGAAGCTACTCCATGCTTTCAGTATCAGTTGCCTTGAGTGCAATAAATCTCAGTAAAGTTAGTTTGCTGGTCGATGCTCTAGATAATTTTTCACTCGCTTTGTCTTCGGCTACATTTTTACTCCATTCCGAAATTTCGGAAGCTAGAAATTCCACTGAAACCTATGAGGGTAACAGCAAGGCAGATGTTGACCTAGGAGATTTTGCTAGGAAATCGTTAAACAGTTCCTACATTAACATAAGGAAAGGCGCCAGAAACATGTTATCTGCTCTGCAGGCTACGGTATTAAAGTCCTGTGGAATTACCGCATTTCTGCCTGCCAGCGGTGTTCGGGCAGACAATACTTCAGGTCTCAGCATTTATTTTCCCCAATCTACCTTCAACTCAGAATACCTGAAAACACAGTTTGCGAAGGAGAAAAGCTGGCATAAGTTCCTACTGGACTTCCTTAATCCTCCTGCACTGCAAATAGCATCGTTGTATGTGAAAACAAGGTTTGAAAACAACACAATTGCAATAGAAAATCCAGATGCTGCGATGATTTACATCTGTGACTCTACAGGTGAAGTAGTGACTAGTACAAATATAACATGGATAAACTATACAGTTAGTGTATGTGATTACTACGAAATTCTTGCATACAATTACACATCATACATGGGAAACTTCTATCTTGACGGGATGTTCAAAAATGAGAAGAAATGGATTGGAGAGAGACGCCCCAACATAAAAATTAATAGTGTTGAATTTGTCAGAGAGGACGGCATTAGAATTCTTGGAGATACAGGCAAACATCCTGTTGAAAACAGAAGCTTTTCGGTGCATGTTGAGGTTTCAAATCCTGGGAATGTGAATTTGAGCACAGTGGCTTTGATTGAAGTGGGAAACTTCAGATGGCGAGAGAATGTAAGTGTGAGCGTGAATGCGACTGGAAGCATCAATCGGACGCTCATACTGCCCGTTGGTGAGTTCAAATTCAGCATTTTTCTGGATCCAGATAACCAGTTGAGAGAAACAAATGAGACGGACAATTTTTATTTGGAAAGATTTCAGGTGAAATCTGGTGCACCATTGCGAGGAATTTCAATTGTTCTTGAGATCCAAGGTGTGTGTAACTATCGAATTTATAACGAAACAGGTTATGTATTGGCTGAGGGAACGGTGATAGGCAAAACCACTGCCTATATCAGTCCTTCCAGTTTTAAGGAAGGAGAATATCTATATGTGCATCTCATATCTGGAAATCAAACTGTTTTTAGAAAGATCCAGGTTTTTTCTGAAGATGACACCTATAAGTTGGTATTCAATATCCAAACAGATGGTTTTACAGTTATTGACTATGTCTTTATTACGGTGGTTGCTGTGTTGCTCGCGATAATGCTCATTGTGTCTGGCATTACCATTCAGATGATCAGACGGAATGATAGAAATAAACATTGAACTGGCTTTTTAGGCTACTAATTATTTACGGGAAAACTCTATTAACCCCCTCAGGTATGCATCCCACATGTTCGGAAAAATCGCAAATCTCATAGTGAAACACCCTAAAAAAATCACAATTATCTGGGCAGTATTCCTGATACTAGCTGCGCCCCTCGCAATCCACTATGGTGATGTGCTGGTCTATGAGGAAGCAAAAATCACTCCTGACAATTTAGAATCAAAGGTTGCTGATAGAATCATTGAAAAGGAATTTCCAGGAAATGTGCCAAATGGCTCTGCAGTGGTCGTAATTCAAAACCACAATGTTTCCTCTCAGGAGACAAAGCACTTCGTGGAAAATTTGACAACAAAAATAAAGGAATCAACTGAAATTGCCCTTTTAGATGATGTGACATCAGTTTACATCCTCACAGGAGATATTCTGCATACAGCCTCCTCTGCAATTCACGAGGCATTTCCTTCATTAAAGGAAAATGTGAATGGCACCACATACTTAGTTTACGGACTCCCAGATAGCTTTAACACAACAGCCAGTAATGCAAAGGCCATTGGCGAGATGCTTTACGGCTTCCCTGAAAATTATGTTTAT
This genomic interval from Thermoplasmata archaeon contains the following:
- a CDS encoding right-handed parallel beta-helix repeat-containing protein; the encoded protein is MVQFASMSELTSPEKTESCLVVGLKGTETDPYIIENLEVYSNEIPAIWIGSHKLTLEYIKIRKCVLHGNYSIGGYNSNGIKLENTNHIIIEDTIIENFTDGILLQGCSDVVITGNKIWAAYSCIELNEYYSVPHISCSDVRIFTNDLAGGIGINVQHAHDVKVINNRFSIVSGGRGIFTYEVRGLEVISNNFFGEIPLSFGQADSSEIYHNNFWGGKGKGVVGGKMVEICIGQKGALCFYNTSLKEGNYWCNWDGEGWGTASAYPIEETLGYGDIYPLKEPLKNITIKLEIPDKISGGKEYKGKIAVKDTNGAGVPGIRVMSVFTSPQWVTPSFRAISSETDENGILEFTIYTKSGELGRTGRILFTVICSKAGFIDGYYECYILIEEGKDELIYYYSAVVVGALVVIIGLLFIYKGRRRRKRT
- a CDS encoding clostripain-related cysteine peptidase — translated: MKVQQIYSILLILILLIQCVPAMGDMPTAEKNLKSIQSSDWLFLIYMDADNNLGSAADNNLAQMMAVGSDESINILVLLDKNGFGDSRIYNVKKNTLELVDDDGAVIPETQEVNMGSSDTLKNFLNFSMQFKRNHTFLVLWDHGSGWRGFCTDSQSKDSLNLSEIADALNDFEIDVLGIDACQGALVEVVYALRNSAKYFVGSQKDEPENGWNYTLLLNIAKATAPLTPERFATVAVEAFEKHYRSYSMLSVSVALSAINLSKVSLLVDALDNFSLALSSATFLLHSEISEARNSTETYEGNSKADVDLGDFARKSLNSSYINIRKGARNMLSALQATVLKSCGITAFLPASGVRADNTSGLSIYFPQSTFNSEYLKTQFAKEKSWHKFLLDFLNPPALQIASLYVKTRFENNTIAIENPDAAMIYICDSTGEVVTSTNITWINYTVSVCDYYEILAYNYTSYMGNFYLDGMFKNEKKWIGERRPNIKINSVEFVREDGIRILGDTGKHPVENRSFSVHVEVSNPGNVNLSTVALIEVGNFRWRENVSVSVNATGSINRTLILPVGEFKFSIFLDPDNQLRETNETDNFYLERFQVKSGAPLRGISIVLEIQGVCNYRIYNETGYVLAEGTVIGKTTAYISPSSFKEGEYLYVHLISGNQTVFRKIQVFSEDDTYKLVFNIQTDGFTVIDYVFITVVAVLLAIMLIVSGITIQMIRRNDRNKH